Proteins from a single region of Lampris incognitus isolate fLamInc1 chromosome 16, fLamInc1.hap2, whole genome shotgun sequence:
- the si:ch211-15d5.11 gene encoding nuclear receptor coactivator 7 isoform X2: protein MAQSVKKQDTLGAMEQNRQRDKSRTSYFGNVKNRLGAKLPAGVTQPPQFTKDPWEKQLPAQVVRHTTDSSGHHQQHAAGRPLDHVPHIRNPKLRQYYLQGTSWELNTAVMEEETSGLQQTTNSKHLCVPEGKKTPNPQELSLPQVNLFTDVKQKHQPKLEAGTGLSTTLPARPLSPSPDAEYDKLLDVEAVPMPDGQLCLLALPPECSQGEGPEATPYLKLVCRYITDRKGVVSGILLVTSNKIFFDPCKTHPLVMEHGCEEYLLSCSVDCLASVSFFADITHIHFVSSQYRWTGRKSVQKSKTVKNLHGGFSDHKDEADPSLATSFSSALQSSLALGLNRDVSEDEWLDSNDMAEAERQMRDSPLDELVEQSTGALGVAVLSSAATFCCGGQDVGGKVKTEPLPTDEAEKESYVKYQLAVPHRPSSASPGGLMFVRLRFQRPAGKKKGVGGLHLGTAKTLPRRDAWLALSQESADELYAYLSQWRPDLCILQGGEEGEEGEGEEEEFVLIEDREEEVEGDEEVLQKHRRSGEDWEMVSMEESGGKLTLVIDRDPECLDDIVQESRILEASYVRQLCMELPPRLVGSTWKLAYSTSRHGFSLKCLYRKLSDTDSPVLIVIKDALDQEFGSFLSHPLRPSDTFYGTGETFLFMLHPRFKCFRWSGENSFFIKGDLDSFAIGGGSGHFGLWLDEMLYLGRSTPCHTFNNCCLSETDDFRVIELEVWTFR from the exons ATGGCTCAGTCTGTGAAGAAGCAAGACACTCTAGGAGCCATGGAACAAAACCGCCAGAGGGACAAGAGCAGGACCAGTTACTTTGGCAATGTTAAGAATAG ACTGGGAGCTAAACTGCCTGCTGGTGTCACTCAGCCGCCACAGTTCACCAAAGATCCCTGGGAGAAGCAGCTTCCAGCCCAAGTTGTCCGGCACACCACAGACAGCAGCGGACATCACCAACAACATGCTGCAGGCCGCCCCCTCGACCACGTCCCCCACATCAGAAACCCCAAGCTCCGGCAGTACTACCTTCAAG GGACATCATGGGAGCTGAACACTGCAGTGATGGAAGAGGAAACAAGTGGACTGCAACAAACAACGAACAGTAAG CATCTGTGTGTTCCGGAAGGGAAAAAGACCCCAAACCCTCAAGAATTGTCTCTGCCACAAGTGAACCTATTCACCGATGTAAAACAGAAACACCAGCCAAAACTGGAGGCTGGTACAGGACTTTCTACAACACTCCCAGCTCGACCCCTCTCTCCTTCACCGGATGCAGAATATGACAAACTACTG gatgtggaggcGGTACCAATGCCTGATGGACAGCTGTGCCTGTTAGCTCTCCCGCCTGAGTGCTCTCAGGGGGAGGGACCAGAGGCCACGCCCTACCTTAAACTGGTCTGTCGCTACATCACCGACCGCAAG ggGGTGGTGTCTGGTATCCTGCTGGTAACATCTAATAAGATTTTCTTTGACCCGTGTAAGACCCATCCTCTAGTAATGGAACATGGCTGTGAGGAGTATCTCTTGTCGTGCTCTGTGGACTGTTTGGCATCTGTTTCCTTCTTCGCAGACATCACACACATTCACTTTGTGTCCTCACAGTACAG gtggacaggaaggaaaagtgTCCAGAAGTCTAAAACTGTCAAGAACCTCCACGGTGGCTTCTCTGACCACAAAGATGAAGCAGACCCATCTTTGGCAACCTCATTTTCATCAGCCTTACAGTCCAGCCTGGCCCTGGGCCTGAACAGGGATGTTTCTGAGGACGAGTGGCTGGATAGCAACGACATGGCAGAGGCTGAAAGGCAGATGAGAGACAGCCCCCTGGATGAACTCGTAGAGCAGTCTACAGGGGCTCTGGGGGTGGCAGTCCTGAGCAGCGCTGCCACCTTCTGTTGTGGAGGACAAGATGTGGGGGGTAAAGTGAAAACTGAGCCGTTGCCCACAGATGAGGCAGAGAAGGAGTCATACGTGAAGTATCAGCTTGCAG TGCCTCATAGACCATCATCAGCCAGTCCGGGTGGACTAATGTTTGTCCGGCTGCGGTTTCAGCGGCCTGCTGGAAAGAAAAAGGGTGTTGGGGGCTTACATCTGGGGACAGCCAAAACCTTACCCAGAAGGGATGCCTGGTTAGCCCTGTCACAGGAGAG CGCTGACGAACTCTACGCCTACTTGAGCCAATGGCGACCAGACCTGTGTATCCTGCAGGGAGGGGAAGAAGGGGAGGAGGGAGAAGGCGAGGAAGAGGAGTTTGTACTGATTgaggacagagaggaggaggtggagggagacGAGGAGGTATTACAGAAGCATCGGCGTTCGGGTGAAGACTGGGAG ATGGTGTCAATGGAGGAGAGTGGGGGCAAGCTGACCCTCGTCATTGACAGAGACCCAGAGTGTTTAGATGACATTGTTCAGGAGAGCCGCATTTTAGAAGCCTCATATGTCAGACAG TTGTGTATGGAGCTGCCCCCCAGGTTGGTGGGCTCTACCTGGAAGCTGGCTTACAGCACATCCCGCCATGGCTTCAGCCTCAAGTGTCTTTACCGAAAGCTGAGTGACACAGACTCACCTGTGCTCATTGTCATCAAGGACGCGCTTGATCAG GAGTTTGGAAGTTTTCTGTCACACCCACTTAGGCCTAGTGATACATTCTATGGCACGGGGGAGACATTCCTCTTCATGTTGCATCCTCGCTTTAAG TGTTTCAGATGGTCCGGTGAGAACTCATTTTTCATTAAAGGAGACTTGGATTCCTTTGCCATCGGTGGAGGCAG TGGACACTTTGGTCTGTGGCTGGATGAGATGCTATACCTGGGCCGGAGCACCCCCTGTCACACTTTCAACAACTGTTGTCTCTCTGAAACCGACGACTTCCGTGTCATTGAGTTGGAGGTGTGGACTTTCAGATGA
- the si:ch211-15d5.11 gene encoding nuclear receptor coactivator 7 isoform X1, with protein sequence MAQSVKKQDTLGAMEQNRQRDKSRTSYFGNVKNRLGAKLPAGVTQPPQFTKDPWEKQLPAQVVRHTTDSSGHHQQHAAGRPLDHVPHIRNPKLRQYYLQGTSWELNTAVMEEETSGLQQTTNSKVLPEDRVFTISSQFDIDRTSLVETCKINQDCSASSLNLCSLTSTLIPRKHLCVPEGKKTPNPQELSLPQVNLFTDVKQKHQPKLEAGTGLSTTLPARPLSPSPDAEYDKLLDVEAVPMPDGQLCLLALPPECSQGEGPEATPYLKLVCRYITDRKGVVSGILLVTSNKIFFDPCKTHPLVMEHGCEEYLLSCSVDCLASVSFFADITHIHFVSSQYRWTGRKSVQKSKTVKNLHGGFSDHKDEADPSLATSFSSALQSSLALGLNRDVSEDEWLDSNDMAEAERQMRDSPLDELVEQSTGALGVAVLSSAATFCCGGQDVGGKVKTEPLPTDEAEKESYVKYQLAVPHRPSSASPGGLMFVRLRFQRPAGKKKGVGGLHLGTAKTLPRRDAWLALSQESADELYAYLSQWRPDLCILQGGEEGEEGEGEEEEFVLIEDREEEVEGDEEVLQKHRRSGEDWEMVSMEESGGKLTLVIDRDPECLDDIVQESRILEASYVRQLCMELPPRLVGSTWKLAYSTSRHGFSLKCLYRKLSDTDSPVLIVIKDALDQEFGSFLSHPLRPSDTFYGTGETFLFMLHPRFKCFRWSGENSFFIKGDLDSFAIGGGSGHFGLWLDEMLYLGRSTPCHTFNNCCLSETDDFRVIELEVWTFR encoded by the exons ATGGCTCAGTCTGTGAAGAAGCAAGACACTCTAGGAGCCATGGAACAAAACCGCCAGAGGGACAAGAGCAGGACCAGTTACTTTGGCAATGTTAAGAATAG ACTGGGAGCTAAACTGCCTGCTGGTGTCACTCAGCCGCCACAGTTCACCAAAGATCCCTGGGAGAAGCAGCTTCCAGCCCAAGTTGTCCGGCACACCACAGACAGCAGCGGACATCACCAACAACATGCTGCAGGCCGCCCCCTCGACCACGTCCCCCACATCAGAAACCCCAAGCTCCGGCAGTACTACCTTCAAG GGACATCATGGGAGCTGAACACTGCAGTGATGGAAGAGGAAACAAGTGGACTGCAACAAACAACGAACAGTAAG GTCCTCCCTGAGGACAGGGTGTTCACTATCAGCTCTCAGTTTGACATTGACAGAACCTCTCTGGTAGAAACATGCAAAATAAACCAAGACTGCTCTGCTTCCTCTTTGAATTTGTGCTCCTTGACATCTACCCTCATCCCTCGGAAG CATCTGTGTGTTCCGGAAGGGAAAAAGACCCCAAACCCTCAAGAATTGTCTCTGCCACAAGTGAACCTATTCACCGATGTAAAACAGAAACACCAGCCAAAACTGGAGGCTGGTACAGGACTTTCTACAACACTCCCAGCTCGACCCCTCTCTCCTTCACCGGATGCAGAATATGACAAACTACTG gatgtggaggcGGTACCAATGCCTGATGGACAGCTGTGCCTGTTAGCTCTCCCGCCTGAGTGCTCTCAGGGGGAGGGACCAGAGGCCACGCCCTACCTTAAACTGGTCTGTCGCTACATCACCGACCGCAAG ggGGTGGTGTCTGGTATCCTGCTGGTAACATCTAATAAGATTTTCTTTGACCCGTGTAAGACCCATCCTCTAGTAATGGAACATGGCTGTGAGGAGTATCTCTTGTCGTGCTCTGTGGACTGTTTGGCATCTGTTTCCTTCTTCGCAGACATCACACACATTCACTTTGTGTCCTCACAGTACAG gtggacaggaaggaaaagtgTCCAGAAGTCTAAAACTGTCAAGAACCTCCACGGTGGCTTCTCTGACCACAAAGATGAAGCAGACCCATCTTTGGCAACCTCATTTTCATCAGCCTTACAGTCCAGCCTGGCCCTGGGCCTGAACAGGGATGTTTCTGAGGACGAGTGGCTGGATAGCAACGACATGGCAGAGGCTGAAAGGCAGATGAGAGACAGCCCCCTGGATGAACTCGTAGAGCAGTCTACAGGGGCTCTGGGGGTGGCAGTCCTGAGCAGCGCTGCCACCTTCTGTTGTGGAGGACAAGATGTGGGGGGTAAAGTGAAAACTGAGCCGTTGCCCACAGATGAGGCAGAGAAGGAGTCATACGTGAAGTATCAGCTTGCAG TGCCTCATAGACCATCATCAGCCAGTCCGGGTGGACTAATGTTTGTCCGGCTGCGGTTTCAGCGGCCTGCTGGAAAGAAAAAGGGTGTTGGGGGCTTACATCTGGGGACAGCCAAAACCTTACCCAGAAGGGATGCCTGGTTAGCCCTGTCACAGGAGAG CGCTGACGAACTCTACGCCTACTTGAGCCAATGGCGACCAGACCTGTGTATCCTGCAGGGAGGGGAAGAAGGGGAGGAGGGAGAAGGCGAGGAAGAGGAGTTTGTACTGATTgaggacagagaggaggaggtggagggagacGAGGAGGTATTACAGAAGCATCGGCGTTCGGGTGAAGACTGGGAG ATGGTGTCAATGGAGGAGAGTGGGGGCAAGCTGACCCTCGTCATTGACAGAGACCCAGAGTGTTTAGATGACATTGTTCAGGAGAGCCGCATTTTAGAAGCCTCATATGTCAGACAG TTGTGTATGGAGCTGCCCCCCAGGTTGGTGGGCTCTACCTGGAAGCTGGCTTACAGCACATCCCGCCATGGCTTCAGCCTCAAGTGTCTTTACCGAAAGCTGAGTGACACAGACTCACCTGTGCTCATTGTCATCAAGGACGCGCTTGATCAG GAGTTTGGAAGTTTTCTGTCACACCCACTTAGGCCTAGTGATACATTCTATGGCACGGGGGAGACATTCCTCTTCATGTTGCATCCTCGCTTTAAG TGTTTCAGATGGTCCGGTGAGAACTCATTTTTCATTAAAGGAGACTTGGATTCCTTTGCCATCGGTGGAGGCAG TGGACACTTTGGTCTGTGGCTGGATGAGATGCTATACCTGGGCCGGAGCACCCCCTGTCACACTTTCAACAACTGTTGTCTCTCTGAAACCGACGACTTCCGTGTCATTGAGTTGGAGGTGTGGACTTTCAGATGA
- the selenon gene encoding selenoprotein N, which translates to MAADVDKGIPDEEESWTTESGRQKSGSYKDETHPGGKKRGTAIAGRIWTLLIISVIPVVAFGFKYYQDAHLIRRHEESVQTLGAEGLFLFSSLDTDHDLFLSPEEFKPIVEKLTGITPPGDFDEEVTHGPNGETLTLDAKMQPLLLETMTKSKDGFLGVTHSSLSGLRSWKSPAVPSSTFSASQFKALLPPKNKGEVGDTWWVIPSELNIFTGYLPNNRYHPPSPKGKEILIHSLLSMFHPRPFIKSRFAPQGTVACIRASSDFYYDIVFRIHAEFQLNEVPDFPFWFTPGQFTGNIILSKDASHVRHFHLFVPSDRSLNVDMEWLYGASESSNMEVDIGFLPQLELRSASPSTPSFIQDEEGNLVNSRGEGGEPIQFVFEDIHWTSEISHQDATHQVEVTFYPFKKVSYLPFTEAFERAQAENKLVHSILLWGALDDQSCUGSGRTLRETVLESSPVLALLNQSFISSWSLVKELEDMQADEQNPVLSQKARLHLEKYNFPVEMMVALPNGTIVHHLNANYFLDQTAMKPEEEGATFSFSGGFEDPSTSTYIRFLKEGLEKAKEHMAQ; encoded by the exons ATGGCTGCGGATGTGGATAAAGGAATACCCGACGAAGAAGAGAGTTGGACAACGGAGAGCGGGCGTCAAAAAAGTGGATCTTACAAGGATGAAACTCATCCCGGTGGGAAGAAGAGAGGAACCGCTATCGCCGGACGGATCTGGACCCTTCTGATCATCTCCGTTATCCCCGTCGTTGCTTTTGGATTCAAATATTATCAAGACGCGCATCTCATCAGGCGTCAT GAAGAGTCTGTACAGACCCTGGGGGCAGAGGGGCTCTTTCTTTTCTCCTCCTTGGACACAGACCATGACCTGTTTCTCAGTCCTGAGGAGTTTAAACCTATTGTTGAGAAACTCACAG GGATTACACCTCCAGGAGATTTCGATGAAGAAGTGACCCACGGCCCTAATGGAGAGACTCTGACCTTGGATGCCAAAATGCAGCCTTTGTTGCTTGAAACCATGACAAAAAGCAAGGACGGATTTCTTGGG GTTACCCATAGTTCTCTGAGTGGGCTGCGGTCATGGAAGAGCCCAGCAGTTCCCTCTTCTACCTTTTCTGCCAGCCAGTTCAAGGCCCTCTTGCCCCCTAAGAATAAGGGTGAAGTGGGGGACACCTGGTGGGTGATTCCAAGTGAGCTCAACATCTTCACAGGATACCTGCCCAACAACCGTTACCACCCCCCCTCTCCAAAGGGCAAAGAG aTTCTCATCCATTCCCTGCTCAGTATGTTCCACCCTCGACCCTTCATCAAATCACGATTTGCTCCTCAGGGCACAGTGGCCTGCATTCGTGCCAGCAGTGATTTCTATTATGATATCGTCTTCAG AATCCATGCAGAGTTCCAGCTGAATGAAGTTCCAGACTTTCCATTCTGGTTCACCCCGGGCCAGTTCACTGGTAACATTAtcctctccaaagatgcatcccATGTCCGCCACTTCCACCTCTTTGTTCCCAGTGACAG GTCTCTGAATGTGGACATGGAGTGGCTTTATGGAGCAAGTGAGAGCAGTAACATGGAAGTGGACATTGGTTTCCTGCCACAG TTGGAGTTGAGGTCTGCTAGTCCATCTACACCCTCATTCATTCAGGATGAGGAGGGCAATCTCGTTAACAGTCGGGGTGAGGGTGGTGAACCCATCCAATTTGTCTTCGAGGACATACACTGGACCTCGGAGATCAGCCACCAAGATGCCACTCACCAAGTGGAAGTCACCTTCTACCCTTTTAAGAAG GTGTCCTACCTACCTTTCACTGAAGCCTTTGAGCGAGCACAAGCAGAGAATAAGCTGGTGCACTCCATTCTGCTTTGGGGTGCATTAGATGACCAGTCCTGCTGAG GTTCGGGGCGAACTCTCCGGGAGACCGTCCTGGAAAGTTCGCCCGTTCTGGCCTTGCTCAACCAGAGCTTCATTAGCAGCTGGTCTCTGGTCAAAGAgctggaggacatgcag GCTGATGAGCAGAACCCTGTGTTGAGCCAAAAAGCTCGACTACATCTGGAGAAGTATAACTTTCCTGTGGAGATGATGGTAGCACTGCCCAACGGTACTATT GTCCATCACCTCAACGCTAACTACTTCCTTGATCAGACGGCCATGAAACCAGAGGAGGAAGGAGCTACTTTCAGCTTCTCCGGGGGGTTTGAGGACCCATCCACTTCTACTTACATCCGTTTTCTTAAGGAAGGGTTGGAAAAAGCCAAGGAGCACATGGCACAGTAG